From Dehalobacter sp.:
AATTTGTTACTTCATTACGCGCAGACTCATTTTATATTCATGAATCAGCGTCGAGAACTGCTCATTATTGGCTTCCTGAGCCACTAAAACACCGCTTTTTTTTAGTAATCTTTGATGAACTTCTTCCCGGTTGACTAAGAATTGGAGCATTTTCTTTAGTGAAGTGTCCTCAGTCAGTGTGAGATGCCGCAGGTACAGTCTCTTAGCCCTGATCTCCGCTTCTTCATTGATTTTGAGCATCTCATTAATATCCGTACTCTTCTCAACATATTCCATATTCCAGGACTCCTGCCCGGAATTGGCAAGCGGCAAATCAGCAAGGCCAAGCTTTCTGACTGCAGCTGCAATAATCTCCATATGCGCAAGCTCTTCCGAAGCAATCATACCCAAAAGATCACGAATATATGGATTGATCACATGCAGGCGTTGATACATATGACGTGTAAAAGCAGTAAATTCCCCGTCTTTCCCGCCGATATGTTCCAATAAGGTCCAGGCCAGCTTCTCATTTTTCTGCTCAACATAAACCGGATATAGTAAACGTTTCTGGTAACTAAACATCCCAATTCCTCCTGACGGCCATGGCAAATCATTCTTTAGCTTATTATATTGATGATCCTTTCAACCGGTTCCGGCCCATGCATTTTAAAAAGCCCTCACTTTTGTTTCCGTCGAGCATGTATCGGATGTATGCATATCTGGCCTCGTTGTATTCCTGAAATATTCTCCTGGCTTTCTCAGGAGCATGGTAGACCTTCCAGTAACCGGTCAGCAGAGGTTTTTTATCGGGGAAATAGATAAAATCTGCCACATCGT
This genomic window contains:
- a CDS encoding manganese catalase family protein, encoding MFSYQKRLLYPVYVEQKNEKLAWTLLEHIGGKDGEFTAFTRHMYQRLHVINPYIRDLLGMIASEELAHMEIIAAAVRKLGLADLPLANSGQESWNMEYVEKSTDINEMLKINEEAEIRAKRLYLRHLTLTEDTSLKKMLQFLVNREEVHQRLLKKSGVLVAQEANNEQFSTLIHEYKMSLRVMK